A region of Polyodon spathula isolate WHYD16114869_AA chromosome 4, ASM1765450v1, whole genome shotgun sequence DNA encodes the following proteins:
- the LOC121314960 gene encoding phosphatidylserine synthase 1-like: MGPASECRTLSKDDVNYKMHFRMINEQQVEDITIDFFYKPHTITLLTFTTASLMYFAFTRNDSVQEDNLWVGMVLVIFFFLIISVLAFPNGPFTRPHPAIWRMVFGLSVLYFLFLVFVLFLNWEQVKGVMYWLDPNLRYATREADIMEYAENCHDITWERIVSHFDIFAFGHFWGWSMKALLIRSYGLCWTISITWEMTELFFMHLLPNFAECWWDQVILDILLCNGGGIWLGMTVCRFLEIRTYHWASIKDIHSTTGKIKRAVLQFTPASWTYVRWFDPKSSFQRVAGIYLFMIIWQLTELNTFFLKHILVFQACHALSWCRILFIGIITAPTVRQYYAYLTDTQCKRVGTQCWVFGAIAFLEALICIKFGQDLFSKTQVLYVILWLLCVALITFLCLYVMVWYAEYTGQRPQTYSESEDSSYLDSPCFQYENLKERDSVIASHSTEHSTSRRRKGSSKAKSTNGVSGKK, translated from the exons ATGGGGCCTGCCTCAGAATGCCGGACCCTAAGCAAAGACGATGTCAACTACAAAATGCATTTCCGTATGATTAACGAACAGCAAGTGGAAGATATCACCATTGATTTCTTCTACAAACCCCACACGATCACGCTGCTCACTTTTACCACAGCCAGTCTCATGTACTTTGCTTTTACTAG AAATGATTCAGTGCAAGAAGACAATCTGTGGGTAGGCATGGTCTTGGTGATTTTCTTCTTTCTAATCATCAGTGTTCTCGCATTTCCTAATG GGCCGTTTACAAGACCACATCCAGCAATATGGCGCATGGTTTTTG GTCTAAGTGTGCTATACTTCCTTTTCCTGGTGTTTGTGCTCTTTCTGAACTGGGAGCAGGTGAAGGGGGTCATGTACTGGCTGGACCCTAACCTACGCTATGCCACTCGTGAAGCTGACATCATG GAATATGCTGAAAACTGCCACGACATCACATGGGAGCGGATTGTCAGCCATTTTGACATCTTTGCATTCGGGCATTTCTGGGGATGGTCCATGAAGGCCCTTCTGATCCGCAGTTACGGTCTCTGCTGGACAATCAGTATCACGTGGGAGATGACAGAG CTTTTCTTCATGCACTTGTTGCCTAACTTTGCGGAATGTTGGTGGGATCAAGTTATTCTGGACATTCTTCTTTGCAACGGGGGTGGGATCTGGCTTGGAATGACTGTGTGCCGCTTCTTGGAGATAAGGACTTACCACTGGGCAAGCATCAA AGATATTCACTCCACCACAGGCAAGATCAAGAGAGCCGTGTTACAGTTCACTCCAGCCAGCTGGACCTATGTGCGCTGGTTTGACCCTAAGTCATCTTTTCAGCGGGTGGCAGGAATCTACCTCTTCATGATAATCTGGCAG cTCACAGAGTTGAATACATTTTTCCTGAAACATATTTTAGTGTTCCAAGCCTGTCACGCACTGAGCTGGTGCAGAATTCTGTTCATTGGCATCATTACAGCCCCCACTGTACG gcAGTATTATGCCTATCTCACTGATACACAGTGTAAAAGAGTAGGAACTCAGTGCTGGGTGTTTGG TGCCATTGCATTCTTGGAAGCTCTTATCTGCATTAAATTTGGGCAAGATCTGTTCTCCAAAACTCAGGTCCTTTACGTAATCCTTTGGCTTCTGTGCGTG gCTTTGATTACTTTCCTCTGTTTGTATGTGATGGTTTGGTACGCAGAATACACTGGACAGAGGCCACAG ACATATTCTGAGAGTGAAGACAGTAGCTACCTTGATTCACCATGTTTCCAGTATGAGAATTTAAAAG AACGCGACTCGGTAATTGCTTCACACTCCACTGAGCACAGCACATCAAGACGGAGAAAAGGATCTTCCAAGGCCAAATCAACCAATGGAGTGAGTGGCAAGAAGTAA